DNA sequence from the Siniperca chuatsi isolate FFG_IHB_CAS linkage group LG3, ASM2008510v1, whole genome shotgun sequence genome:
GGCGAGAGGAGCGTGGACCACATTGGCCCTGTTCCCGCCCCGCAGGATGTTGGGCTTCTTGGAGGATGACAGCTCGGTCACCTGCAGCAGCATGTCTGGTGGCAGCGGCACGCGCTCGTAGGATGCGACGGTGTCTGAGCCGATCAGATCGTCAGGGGCGGGCATGTCTGCCTTGTCGTCGTCAATGATGACTATGTTTTTGGGCATCTCTTTGAACTGGTAAACCAGTCGCTGGCCCTCTACCTTGGCGAGGATGCCGCGCTGGTAGTAATATCTGAGAAAAAAGGATTATCGGGAGTTATGATGCTGCTccccaaaaacacaaatatgaaaaaacaatccgaaatctctctctctctctcacacacacacacacacacacagacagacacacagacagagactgCTCACCTGAGTGCCCGTCCCATGGTCTCATAGTTCATGTCAGGCTTATTCTTGTGTTTGCCCCACAGCTTGGACACAGCCTTTGAGTCGACCAGTTTGAAGATGCCCTTCTCCCTCTGGGTCCACTTGATATACCTGGGACAGGTGTTCTTGTCCTGGAGGAGGTCCAACAGGAACTCCCATAGGTAGGTGGTGCTCCCTGCTGGAAATCAAGCAAATGTAATGCACTGCTAAACAGTAATCCATCTTTATCGGTGCTTTAAGCATTAAAATGGCAACAGATTTACGTATACATGTATGTTTATCATAGCCAATAACATTACTGCTGTTAGGTACCTTTCCCATCTCGTGGTTTCTTCTTGATGCCGAGGTCCAGTGAGCCGTTGGAAACAGCTGACTGATGCGTCTTTGGCTTCCGTCCAgctataaaagaaaacatttcaaacaggaCTTaattatttgcttcaatcactgaatcACTGATCATCAACACTGGAGATCACGACTTGTGAGGATGAATTTCGACCTATCAGTGAGAGTCTACCACTAGATGGTGCTCTTTGATAAAGTCAATAACTGTAATTAACAGTGTAATTCAAGGTTTTGGTTGGAGGTTTGTGGTCTGGCTTGTGAGGTGAGGTTAATCACAGAGCTGCCAGATGTTTTCCATTTAAAACTTggtttaaaaatactcaaaaacagTTTCTCCTTTTTCCAAAACTAAACTCCCCACACTCGACAATATGCTGCTGATCTAGGTCTACAACtgcatcaaaaacatttttgtaagcTTTTCCACAGCTTTGGACTACTGGGGGTTCACTTTCCTCACTTTATAGAGGAATCCTGCGTTGgcataaacacaaactacaagCTCCTTCTGTCTACCTCTGCGCTTCCTGACAGGCTCGTGGCCGGGGTCTGGTTCTGGCTCTTCAAGCAGGGTGACcatctcctcatcttcctcctcgcAGCACTCCTCTGTCGATATCTCCACCTCTGTCTCTGTAATCATGTCGGGACGCATGGCAGCGTGAAGGAAGTCTGGTGTCGCTACATAAGGCGGAATAAAAGCTTCTGGATGGAGGAATTAAAGAGGGAAGAGTTAGAATTGTGCTTTGAAGCTGCGCTATGAAGTTTTAATAACAGTTTGGTTGATGAGAAATTTCACTATTCATTTTGTTAATACTTAATGACTAAAGCTCCCTGTAGGAaagcaaaaacataattttggtCATTTACACCAGATCTGCAGTAACAACAAGAATCTACTTGATTAACTAATGCTTATGGTTTTGGATTAGTAACATGGGTTAAGAAAACACATCGATAGAATTCCTACGATTTTCTGTAGGGGCTGTGAAACCTCCTCAAAACTATATTTAGGAGCTTTAAGAAATATTTAAGCTAGAATACATTACTTTCTGCATGTTCAAACTACAGCCAAGATAACAGAGCAGTGAAAATGTCATCGACCAACCACATTTTCATATATGACCACACTCCACCATACAGATGAATACAATTATGTTGTGTTAATTATGAAACATTACAAATATCAGTTTCCAGTAACCATTTCTGAATTGTGTAAatagctgtgtttttgtgtattattagttagtgtgtgttacctgggcTACGGTCTTCTCTGAGGCTGGAGGGTGAATCCATGCGTAGCAGAGCTTCTGCAGCCTCAAAGGTCTTGTCAGAGCAGTGGACACTGGTGCCATGGACAGAAGCctccactgaaacacacacacacacacacacacacacacacacacacacacacacacaattagctAATAGTTCAGGAAAAATAAAGTTACTGGTTGAGCCCAGTGGACACTATTATACCAAAACACATGAGTTATACTATTAATCCCCACAGGGAAAATCTGTGTCCTGCTCAAGGACACTACACCACCTAGCTTTCCAATATCTAAGCTAAGAAGCCACAATTTCTATATTTACATGGTCAACTTAATAATTTCccaaacataataaaatactaCCAACTGTAATTCGCCTCTATCACACCATTAATAGTGCTGCATATGCTGCACACAAAATGCAACTATATGGCACCCCCTAGTGAAAAACCCAATCGCTTTTAGACCACTGATACGGTAATTTCAGCAGACAACACATTCACTCTGATCCAGACACAGAATGACTTGATGTAAAGTATAACCTTCACAGTACAAAATGTCTACATTATCTAGCCTCTTCATATTTGTTAAAATAGTTAGgcatggctttttttttttttttttttttacactgcacCTTTGGCTTTTGTTTTAAGCTGCTAGGTACCAGGATTGTTTACCAGGATACTGAAGAGTGACATAAGGAAAAGTTCAGGGAGTAAAATGTCCCAACTACACCTAAAGCTGCCCTTCCACATGCAGAAATGTCATTGGCAGGCAGTTAGAATAATCTTAAATGTAGTCCTCATTTACAATCTCAAAATATGGCAAGAcatggcacaagaagacacagTGCTGTTTAAATCAAAAATGGGATTCAGCCCGTTGCAAAGGAAATGGTACGTGGCCCCATCTGGGACCCTGAGAAGGAACCCAGGGCACCTGCTGTTGGTGTCAATCACTGGTGGGAAACACAAGATCCCATTACACGCTGCCTTGTCCATGTTTGGCTATCTCACTGAGGCAACAGGCACTGCATAGGGGACAGAAATGGGCTATCTTTAGGTTGTCCCACTCATTCAGTCCCTCTCTCAGACAAACAGACTTGCTGGTAGCCATCACAGCAGAGATCCTATAGCCTAACGAGCTGCCCTTGAAACCAGGCAGCATGCTCTAATAAGTCCACTAAAAGGTGTGAGGTCAGAGAGCCGCAGCTTGGCTTGATCTACATAACCACAAATAAACACTTTGGCCATTTCTGGTCTGTCCAGAATATTAGGATTTTAAATTATCCTTAATTGTTAAATAATTACAAACGTCgacaattttgaaaataaattgcaCAATGTGTAGGTAGCGTATAATAAAAGTATTGGAATATTTTCAAAAGTTAGGAAAATGCCTATTAGGAACCCATATTACTGTGTAACGGCGCCAAGAAGAGCAGCAAGTCCGACAAAAAGTAGTGCTGCCTCTGATAACTTCCGTGTTTACAGTCCTCATTCTTTCCCTCCAGTTCTCTTCGAAGAAGCTCACAAATCCTCTTGTCACTCAACACCCGCCTCGCCTACTATTGGCTCATTCTCCGCTTAAAAGACCGCCCCCGGTTAAACCTGATTGGACTCTTGCTGACGTTCTAAAGCAGCGCGCACGCTATTGGATTACCAGGCAAGTCAATCAACGACACACCCCGCCCTCTCATATACACAATGCTTCCGCCATCGAAATGGTGAAAAAGTACTTTAAATTTTGAGATTAAACGCAAGTGGAAACGAGGCATTGTTTTCACAATACATCGTTCATTAACAGAAACCGTGAAAACGCAAGTGAAAtcacacaaatgtgtatttgCAGGTCAGTGTGGTCGAAGCCCGAAGCCGCACTTGAAACAACTACAGGGAAGAAAGCGAGTGAGCCAGGCCATCCCACGCTTCAATCAGAGGCTGCACAACACGATAACGGAAACgaagaaacaaaaatatcaaagctgtaaaatgtgctcattacaagtaaaattcaCAAAAATACAATACTATGGTCGTTACTTTTCAAGTCTAATGGACTGTTATTCAGGGACAATATATGTGGAAGACTGTTACTGCACATAATTCCCACAAGCGGAACAAACTAAAGCCAGCCACGGTTAAATACTACAGCGCACGTCAATAATAACAATGACAGAGATGACATCTGACAGTGCGTACCAGATTTATGCTAGTAAAAATAAACCCACATGTCCTTCCGACTCAGACAGCGTGGCAAAGACGTAGGAAAGACAACATCTTTACACTTCCTGGTTGTGCAGAGCCGATCTGCAAACCGTTATTTTAAATCACACTGCGGTAAGAAAAATGTGCTgcaacatgcaaaacacactTCGTGCAGATAACTATCTATTTGTGCAAACTGGCAAGCCCTGCGAAAGTTCTTCACCTCTTAAACCGGGTATGATAAACCGTGTAGCAACGCCATGCAGGTTGCTACCAAGGTGATCACTTCCTGATTGCCCTCCATTACTTCACCACACTACTCAGCGGAGCGAGGCGCAGCGGTCGAGGTTAAAAACACAACCCGTGCGTTAACGTTAGCTCCCGAGTCGAAGTTTTAAATACATTAAGGTACCTTACCAGCTCTGATGAGTAGATCGAGCTGGTTTGCGTGCCCCTCATGCTGTGAAGTCGCCATGTTTC
Encoded proteins:
- the elf2b gene encoding ETS-related transcription factor Elf-2b isoform X3; the encoded protein is MATSQHEGHANQLDLLIRAVEASVHGTSVHCSDKTFEAAEALLRMDSPSSLREDRSPEAFIPPYVATPDFLHAAMRPDMITETEVEISTEECCEEEDEEMVTLLEEPEPDPGHEPVRKRRAGRKPKTHQSAVSNGSLDLGIKKKPRDGKAGSTTYLWEFLLDLLQDKNTCPRYIKWTQREKGIFKLVDSKAVSKLWGKHKNKPDMNYETMGRALRYYYQRGILAKVEGQRLVYQFKEMPKNIVIIDDDKADMPAPDDLIGSDTVASYERVPLPPDMLLQVTELSSSKKPNILRGGNRANVVHAPLATGSKTVAAGGAAGIPRIVTVSTAPDGSQTQQSHTAIISNATGPRTVRVAMQVPVVMTTSLGQKISTVAVQQPAVTTGAASHATLLTNTSAIGAAAGNTNSQQKVVIQTIPTMVPATAENGDKITVQLAKIITIPAHQLAQCQLQASTGTNKPGVGASPASISLLGSPLTVRALAPVNVAPGTQVMRLTVPTQMQQQTLVVSQPGSGAGVVTVSTANQTVTAQPRIISGIINGSELVIGAPATGGVALEKLKAAGVQVQAVQVPVAVQQNQVNPKTVQNVQSEVVDAEVVIKLETPDVTIKSEEPEC